Proteins encoded by one window of Clostridium perfringens:
- the purF gene encoding amidophosphoribosyltransferase, translating to MVKPNFDIMDPQNDKFKDECGVFGVFANKPIDVASINYYGLYALQHRGQESAGIAVANGEDIKVHKGLGVLTEAFEAEDLKRLREFNGYISIGHVRYSTAGAKTVENAQPLVSNTKLGPISTAHNGNLVNADVIRSLLEDGGQVFHTSVDSEVITSLVARGAKKGIERAVIDAISAVKGSFAMVIMTKDKLIGIRDPHGIRPLCLGKFEEGYILTSESCALDTIGAEFVRDIKPGEIVVIDNDGIKSYRYSENTVCQTCAFEYIYFARPDSVIDGLDVQTTRVKQGEILFKEYPIDADIVVAVPDSGIPAAMGYAKASGIPYEVGFVKNRYIGRTFISPSQEIRERAVAVKLNPLKVNVNGKRVILIDDSIVRGTTSKHLIESLRRAGAKEVHFLVASPMVKYPCYFGIDTPYRSQLIGASRSVEEIREMIGCDSLGYLSLEGMYESFEGRRNFCVGCFSGVYPVAAPMEALEDNLERVEN from the coding sequence ATGGTGAAGCCAAATTTTGATATTATGGATCCACAAAATGATAAATTCAAAGATGAATGCGGAGTTTTTGGAGTTTTCGCAAATAAACCAATAGATGTTGCTTCTATAAATTATTATGGACTTTATGCTCTTCAACATAGAGGACAAGAAAGTGCTGGCATTGCAGTAGCAAATGGAGAAGATATAAAAGTTCATAAGGGGTTAGGTGTTTTAACAGAAGCCTTTGAAGCTGAAGATTTAAAGAGACTTAGAGAATTTAATGGTTATATATCAATAGGACATGTTAGATATTCTACAGCAGGAGCTAAAACTGTTGAAAATGCACAACCTTTAGTTAGTAATACTAAACTTGGTCCTATATCTACTGCTCATAATGGTAATTTAGTTAATGCAGATGTAATAAGAAGTCTTTTAGAGGATGGGGGACAAGTTTTCCATACTAGTGTTGATTCTGAAGTAATTACAAGCTTAGTTGCTAGAGGAGCTAAAAAAGGGATTGAGAGGGCTGTAATTGATGCTATATCAGCAGTTAAAGGTTCTTTCGCTATGGTAATAATGACTAAGGATAAGCTAATAGGTATAAGAGATCCGCATGGAATTAGACCTTTATGCTTAGGAAAATTTGAAGAAGGATATATATTAACTTCAGAAAGTTGTGCTTTAGACACAATTGGAGCAGAGTTTGTGAGAGATATAAAACCAGGAGAAATCGTGGTTATAGATAATGATGGGATTAAAAGTTATAGATATTCAGAAAATACTGTTTGTCAAACCTGTGCCTTTGAATATATATACTTTGCAAGACCAGATTCAGTAATTGATGGTTTAGATGTTCAAACGACAAGAGTTAAGCAAGGAGAAATATTATTTAAAGAATATCCAATAGATGCTGATATTGTGGTAGCTGTACCAGATTCAGGAATACCAGCTGCTATGGGATATGCTAAGGCTTCAGGAATTCCTTATGAGGTTGGATTTGTGAAAAATAGATATATAGGAAGAACATTTATATCACCATCACAAGAAATTAGGGAGAGAGCTGTAGCTGTAAAGCTTAATCCTTTAAAAGTTAATGTAAATGGAAAGAGAGTTATTTTAATAGACGATTCTATTGTTAGAGGAACAACTTCCAAACATTTAATTGAATCTTTAAGAAGAGCTGGTGCTAAGGAAGTTCATTTTCTAGTTGCATCACCAATGGTTAAATATCCATGTTATTTTGGCATTGATACACCATACAGAAGTCAGTTAATTGGAGCAAGTAGAAGTGTAGAAGAGATTAGAGAAATGATAGGTTGTGATTCTCTAGGATATTTAAGTTTAGAAGGAATGTACGAAAGTTTTGAAGGTAGAAGAAATTTCTGCGTAGGATGCTTTAGTGGGGTTTATCCAGTTGCAGCGCCTATGGAAGCTTTAGAGGATAATCTTGAAAGGGTGGAGAATTAA
- the purC gene encoding phosphoribosylaminoimidazolesuccinocarboxamide synthase, translating to MVNQLEMLYEGKAKKIYATDKEDMVIVHYKDDATAFNGEKKAQIESKGVLNNEITSLIFEMLNKEGIKTHFVEKLNDRDQLCKKVEIVPLEVIVRNVAAGSMAKRLGLEEGYELKTTVFELSYKDDSLGDPLINDYHAVGIGATTFEELNKIYEITAKVNEILKEAFKKQNINLIDFKLEFGRYNGEILLADEISPDTCRFWDATTGEKMDKDRFRRDMGNVINGYREVLNRLRN from the coding sequence ATGGTAAATCAACTAGAAATGTTATATGAGGGAAAAGCTAAAAAAATATATGCAACAGATAAAGAGGATATGGTAATTGTTCATTATAAGGATGATGCTACAGCTTTCAATGGAGAAAAAAAAGCTCAAATAGAAAGCAAGGGAGTATTAAACAACGAAATTACTAGTCTTATTTTTGAGATGTTAAATAAAGAAGGAATAAAAACTCACTTTGTAGAGAAGTTAAATGATAGAGATCAATTATGTAAGAAAGTTGAAATAGTTCCTTTAGAAGTAATAGTTAGAAATGTGGCAGCAGGAAGTATGGCTAAGAGATTAGGTCTTGAAGAAGGATATGAATTAAAAACTACAGTTTTTGAATTATCATACAAGGATGATTCTTTAGGAGATCCGCTTATAAATGACTATCATGCTGTAGGAATTGGAGCTACAACTTTTGAAGAATTAAATAAAATTTATGAAATAACTGCTAAAGTAAATGAAATTTTAAAAGAAGCTTTCAAAAAACAAAATATCAACTTAATAGATTTTAAATTAGAGTTTGGAAGATATAATGGAGAGATATTATTAGCTGATGAAATTTCACCAGATACTTGTAGATTTTGGGATGCTACAACAGGAGAAAAAATGGACAAAGACAGATTTAGAAGAGATATGGGTAATGTAATCAATGGCTATAGAGAGGTTTTAAATAGACTAAGAAATTAG
- the purE gene encoding 5-(carboxyamino)imidazole ribonucleotide mutase, with protein sequence MKVAIFFGSKSDIDVMKGAGNALKEFGIPYNAYILSAHRVPEKLIETLEKIEKEGCEVIIAGAGLAAHLPGVIASHTILPVIGVPVRAAVEGMDALLSIVQMPKSIPVATVGINNSYNAGMLAVQMLSLKYPELREKLIQFRIDMKHKFIAENGEGVEL encoded by the coding sequence ATGAAGGTAGCAATATTTTTTGGAAGTAAATCAGATATAGATGTTATGAAGGGAGCAGGAAATGCTCTTAAAGAGTTTGGAATTCCTTATAATGCTTATATTTTATCAGCTCATAGGGTTCCAGAAAAACTTATTGAAACTTTAGAAAAAATTGAGAAAGAAGGCTGTGAAGTAATTATAGCAGGAGCAGGATTAGCTGCTCATCTTCCTGGAGTTATAGCTTCTCATACTATACTTCCTGTAATAGGAGTTCCAGTGAGAGCAGCAGTAGAGGGAATGGATGCATTACTATCAATAGTTCAGATGCCAAAATCAATTCCTGTAGCCACTGTTGGAATAAATAATAGTTATAATGCAGGAATGTTAGCAGTCCAAATGCTTTCATTAAAATATCCAGAACTAAGAGAAAAATTAATTCAATTTAGAATCGACATGAAACATAAATTTATAGCAGAAAATGGAGAAGGAGTGGAATTATAA
- a CDS encoding phosphoribosylformylglycinamidine synthase, with protein sequence MSGIRMVFVEKKAGFNVESQILLKDFKDNLGIEALEDVRVLNKYILGDMEEEQYVRTVNTILSEAPVDRVYEENFEIGQDEIAFGVEYLPGQYDQRADSASECIMLLTEEEKVPVKSSKVLILKGNLNQEEINKIKSYYINPVDSREVSPLSKVLEENLEEPNEVEILNGFLGLNEEGLKNFHREKSLAMSLEDLKLIRDYFKSEDRNPTITEIKVIDTYWSDHCRHTTFETIIKDVYIEEGKYSEPIKKAYEDYKNSRAYVYGENLNNKEVKLMDLATIAMKELRKRGKLDDLDVSEEINACSINIEIETDKGTEEYLLMFKNETHNHPTEIEPFGGAATCLGGAIRDPLSGRSYVYQAMRVTGSADPTVEICETLKGKLPQRKITLGAAHGYSSYGNQIGLATGQVSEIYHPNYAAKRMEVGAVIAATPKENVIRLEPSKGDIVILLGGRTGRDGIGGATGSSKEHTEESINQCGAEVQKGNAPTERKIQRLFRNKEVAQMIKRCNDFGAGGVSVAIGELCRGIDIDLNKVPKKYEGLDGTELAISESQERMAVVISSENADRFIKLSEEENLEATIVAEVTDTDRLRMNWKDKTIVDIKRSFLDTNGAKQEISLKVKSPSVYPYEVKNFDVKEEWLKSLRNLNVCSQKGLIERFDSTIGGGTVLMPLGGKYQLTPAEGMAAKIPVLGGESKDASLMTYGFNPYLGVWSPFHMAFYSVIESVTKIAAMGGDYKKVRLTFQEYFEKLLRDEEKWGKPFAALLGAYKAQMDLGLPAIGGKDSMSGSFGELNVPPTLVSFAVGLEKASRIISPEFKNIGSTLVLMKGEKLEDGTLEMEGFKNNLEKLYELIGEEKVVSAYSLKFGGVSEGITKMSLGNRIGAILNNISKEELFGFNYGSLILEVKEGVNLEDEFKGTNYKVIGSTIKDGVIKCEEYDFEVSLEELEKAYEEKLEYVFKSKTEDKEECVSDLINNDKDGANILDNGQMHIEEKLKSKITRVEKPRVVIPVFPGTNCEYDCRRAFEKEGAEVSEVIIRNLNKEALIDSINMLKKEIDKSQIIMLPGGFSAGDEPDGSAKFIATIFRNPKIKDSVMKLLNERDGLILGICNGFQALIKLGLLPYGKIIDIEEDMATLTYNNINRHMSSIVRTKITSKKSPWFNEVSLGEVHSIPISHGEGRFVAPEALIKELVENDQIATQYVDLEGNMAMNMPYNPNGSSLAIEGIISRDGRILGKMGHSERIGDNLYKNIPGEFDQKLFKSGVDYFRK encoded by the coding sequence ATGTCTGGTATTAGAATGGTATTTGTAGAAAAAAAAGCTGGTTTTAATGTAGAAAGTCAGATATTACTTAAGGATTTTAAAGATAATTTAGGGATTGAAGCTTTGGAGGATGTAAGAGTTTTAAATAAATACATATTAGGAGATATGGAAGAAGAACAGTATGTAAGAACTGTAAATACTATTTTGTCAGAAGCTCCAGTAGATAGAGTATATGAGGAAAATTTTGAAATAGGACAAGATGAAATAGCTTTTGGTGTTGAATATTTACCAGGACAGTATGATCAAAGAGCTGATTCAGCTTCAGAGTGTATAATGCTTCTTACTGAGGAGGAAAAAGTTCCTGTTAAATCATCAAAAGTACTTATTTTAAAAGGGAATTTAAATCAGGAAGAGATAAATAAAATAAAATCTTATTACATTAATCCTGTTGATTCAAGGGAAGTTAGTCCACTTTCAAAAGTCTTAGAAGAAAACTTAGAGGAACCTAATGAGGTTGAGATTTTAAATGGCTTTTTAGGTTTAAATGAAGAGGGACTTAAAAATTTCCATAGAGAAAAATCTTTAGCTATGAGTTTAGAAGATTTAAAACTAATAAGAGATTATTTTAAATCAGAGGATAGAAATCCAACAATAACTGAGATTAAGGTTATTGATACTTATTGGTCAGATCATTGTAGACACACAACTTTTGAAACAATAATAAAAGATGTTTATATAGAAGAGGGCAAGTATTCTGAACCTATTAAAAAGGCTTATGAAGATTATAAAAATTCAAGAGCCTATGTTTATGGGGAGAACTTAAATAATAAAGAAGTTAAGTTAATGGATTTAGCCACAATAGCCATGAAGGAGCTAAGAAAAAGAGGAAAACTTGATGATTTAGATGTTTCAGAAGAAATAAATGCTTGTTCTATAAATATAGAAATAGAAACAGATAAGGGAACTGAAGAATATCTTTTAATGTTTAAAAATGAGACACACAATCACCCAACAGAAATAGAGCCTTTTGGAGGAGCAGCCACTTGTTTAGGGGGAGCTATTAGGGATCCCCTTTCAGGAAGAAGTTATGTTTATCAAGCTATGAGGGTTACAGGATCAGCAGATCCAACAGTTGAAATTTGTGAAACTTTAAAGGGCAAATTACCTCAAAGAAAAATAACTTTAGGAGCTGCTCATGGATATAGCTCATATGGAAATCAAATAGGCCTTGCAACTGGACAAGTATCAGAAATTTATCATCCAAATTATGCGGCTAAGAGAATGGAAGTAGGTGCAGTTATAGCTGCCACGCCAAAGGAAAATGTAATAAGACTTGAACCTTCAAAGGGAGATATTGTAATACTTCTTGGAGGAAGAACTGGAAGAGATGGTATTGGTGGGGCTACAGGTTCTTCAAAGGAACACACAGAAGAATCAATAAATCAATGTGGAGCAGAAGTTCAAAAAGGAAATGCTCCAACAGAGAGAAAAATTCAGAGACTTTTTAGAAATAAAGAAGTAGCTCAAATGATAAAAAGATGTAATGACTTTGGAGCTGGTGGAGTATCAGTAGCAATTGGAGAATTATGCAGAGGAATTGATATAGATTTAAATAAAGTTCCTAAAAAATATGAGGGATTAGATGGAACTGAACTTGCCATATCAGAATCTCAAGAAAGAATGGCTGTTGTTATTTCCTCTGAAAATGCAGATAGATTTATAAAACTTTCAGAAGAAGAGAATTTAGAAGCTACAATTGTGGCTGAAGTTACAGATACTGATAGGTTAAGAATGAATTGGAAGGATAAAACTATAGTTGATATAAAGAGAAGTTTCTTAGATACAAATGGGGCAAAACAAGAAATTTCTTTAAAAGTAAAATCACCAAGTGTTTATCCATATGAAGTTAAAAACTTTGACGTTAAAGAGGAATGGCTAAAATCTTTAAGAAATTTAAATGTTTGTAGTCAAAAAGGATTAATTGAGAGATTTGATTCAACTATAGGTGGAGGAACAGTTCTTATGCCTTTAGGAGGGAAGTATCAATTAACACCAGCAGAGGGTATGGCTGCTAAAATTCCTGTCTTAGGAGGAGAAAGTAAAGATGCTTCTTTAATGACATATGGATTTAATCCTTATTTAGGAGTATGGAGTCCATTCCACATGGCATTTTATTCAGTTATTGAATCAGTAACTAAAATAGCTGCTATGGGAGGAGATTATAAAAAAGTTAGATTAACTTTCCAAGAATATTTTGAAAAATTATTAAGAGATGAAGAAAAATGGGGCAAGCCTTTTGCAGCATTACTAGGAGCTTATAAGGCACAAATGGATTTAGGATTACCTGCAATAGGTGGAAAAGATTCAATGTCAGGAAGTTTTGGAGAGTTAAATGTTCCACCAACTTTAGTTTCCTTTGCAGTAGGTCTTGAAAAGGCTTCAAGAATTATTTCACCTGAGTTTAAAAATATAGGATCAACTTTAGTTCTTATGAAAGGTGAGAAATTAGAAGATGGAACTTTAGAAATGGAAGGATTTAAAAATAACTTAGAAAAACTTTATGAGTTAATAGGAGAAGAAAAGGTGGTTTCAGCATACTCTCTTAAGTTTGGTGGGGTATCAGAGGGAATTACTAAGATGTCACTAGGAAATAGAATTGGGGCAATATTAAATAATATTTCTAAAGAAGAACTTTTTGGATTTAATTATGGAAGTTTAATATTAGAGGTTAAAGAAGGGGTTAACCTTGAGGATGAGTTTAAGGGAACTAATTATAAGGTTATAGGAAGCACAATAAAAGATGGGGTTATAAAATGTGAAGAATATGATTTTGAGGTTTCTTTAGAGGAATTAGAAAAAGCTTATGAAGAAAAGCTTGAGTATGTATTTAAATCTAAAACTGAAGATAAAGAAGAGTGCGTTTCAGACTTAATAAATAATGATAAAGACGGGGCTAATATTTTAGATAATGGACAAATGCATATAGAAGAAAAACTTAAATCAAAGATAACAAGGGTAGAAAAACCAAGAGTAGTTATACCAGTATTCCCAGGAACTAACTGTGAGTATGATTGTAGAAGGGCCTTTGAAAAAGAAGGTGCTGAGGTAAGTGAAGTTATAATTAGAAATTTAAATAAGGAAGCCTTAATTGATTCAATAAATATGCTTAAAAAAGAAATTGACAAATCTCAAATAATTATGTTGCCAGGGGGGTTCTCAGCAGGAGATGAGCCAGATGGATCAGCTAAATTTATAGCAACAATATTTAGAAATCCTAAGATAAAAGATTCAGTTATGAAGCTTTTAAATGAGAGAGATGGATTAATACTTGGAATTTGTAATGGCTTCCAAGCCTTAATTAAGTTAGGACTTCTTCCATACGGAAAAATAATTGATATTGAAGAAGATATGGCAACCTTAACTTATAACAATATAAATAGACATATGTCATCCATAGTTAGAACTAAAATTACATCTAAGAAATCTCCTTGGTTTAATGAGGTTTCTCTTGGAGAGGTACACAGTATTCCAATATCACATGGAGAAGGAAGATTTGTTGCACCAGAAGCTTTAATAAAAGAGTTAGTAGAAAATGATCAAATAGCTACTCAGTATGTAGACTTAGAAGGAAATATGGCTATGAATATGCCATATAATCCTAATGGTTCATCTTTAGCAATAGAAGGAATAATAAGTAGAGATGGAAGAATCCTAGGTAAGATGGGTCATTCAGAGAGAATTGGAGACAATCTTTATAAAAACATACCAGGAGAATTTGATCAAAAACTATTTAAATCAGGTGTAGATTATTTTAGAAAATAA
- the thiC gene encoding phosphomethylpyrimidine synthase ThiC, which produces MNYTTQMDAAKKGIITKEMQVVSEKEGINIETLMNLMAEGKIVIPANKNHKSISAEGVGQGLRTKINVNLGISKDCANIELELEKVKKAIDMNAESIMDLSNYGKTYDFRKRLVEVSTAMIGTVPMYDVVGFYDKELKDITVDEFFEVVEKHAKDGVDFVTIHAGLNRETIETFRRNKRLTNIVSRGGSLLFAWMELNNRENPFYEYFDRLLDICEKYDLTLSLGDACRPGSIADATDAVQIKELITLGELTKRAWERNVQVIIEGPGHMAMNEIEANVLLEKKLCHGAPFYVLGPIVTDIAPGYDHITSAIGGAMAASYGADFLCYVTPAEHLRLPNLEDVREGIVATKIAAHAADIAKGISGARDIDNKMSDARKRLDWDEMFSLAIDSEKAIRYRKESTPEHKDSCTMCGKMCSIRNMNKILEGKDINLLRED; this is translated from the coding sequence ATGAATTATACAACTCAAATGGATGCTGCTAAAAAAGGAATAATAACAAAGGAAATGCAAGTAGTTTCAGAAAAAGAAGGAATTAATATTGAAACTTTAATGAATTTAATGGCTGAAGGAAAAATTGTAATACCAGCTAATAAAAATCATAAAAGTATAAGTGCAGAAGGTGTTGGACAAGGGTTAAGAACTAAAATAAATGTTAACCTAGGAATTTCAAAGGACTGTGCCAATATAGAATTAGAGTTAGAAAAAGTTAAAAAAGCAATAGATATGAATGCAGAATCTATAATGGATTTAAGTAATTATGGTAAAACTTATGATTTTAGAAAAAGACTTGTAGAAGTTTCTACGGCTATGATAGGAACTGTACCAATGTATGATGTAGTAGGTTTCTATGATAAAGAGCTTAAAGATATAACTGTTGATGAATTTTTTGAAGTTGTAGAAAAACATGCAAAGGATGGAGTTGACTTTGTTACTATACATGCTGGATTAAATAGAGAAACAATTGAAACTTTTAGAAGAAATAAAAGACTTACTAATATAGTTTCTAGAGGAGGATCTCTTCTTTTTGCATGGATGGAATTAAATAATAGAGAAAATCCTTTCTATGAATATTTTGATAGATTATTAGATATATGTGAAAAGTATGATTTAACTTTAAGTTTAGGGGATGCTTGTAGACCAGGTTCAATAGCTGATGCAACTGATGCTGTACAAATCAAAGAATTAATTACTCTTGGAGAGCTAACAAAAAGAGCTTGGGAAAGAAATGTACAAGTAATAATAGAGGGTCCAGGGCATATGGCAATGAATGAAATAGAAGCTAATGTTTTATTAGAGAAAAAATTATGCCATGGAGCACCATTTTATGTTTTAGGACCAATAGTAACTGATATTGCACCAGGATATGATCATATAACAAGTGCTATAGGAGGGGCTATGGCAGCTTCTTATGGAGCAGATTTTCTTTGTTATGTAACACCAGCAGAACATTTAAGACTTCCTAATTTAGAGGATGTAAGGGAAGGAATAGTTGCCACAAAGATAGCGGCTCATGCAGCTGACATAGCAAAAGGAATTTCTGGGGCAAGGGACATAGATAATAAAATGAGTGATGCTAGGAAAAGACTAGATTGGGACGAGATGTTTTCTTTAGCTATAGATAGTGAAAAAGCCATTAGATATAGAAAAGAATCTACTCCTGAACATAAAGATAGTTGTACAATGTGTGGAAAAATGTGCTCTATAAGAAATATGAATAAGATTCTAGAAGGAAAGGATATAAATCTTTTAAGAGAAGACTAA
- a CDS encoding dUTP diphosphatase, which translates to MAGEQRVRDVYIQYDKNGETPKYETPLAAGADLFAAEDMVIRPFEKVAIPLGLKFAIPDNMELQIRARSGLSLRTNLKISNSIGTIDADSVSDISVILENNYNIANLPYEIANDISILDDLKNNYTEVRLSDYLESKGHDISSYEDEGKKAYKKLLKTYIYLDKNGNPYGTIYIKKGNRIAQMVLAKYYKANFIKTDDVSKLKSVNRGGGFCHTGF; encoded by the coding sequence ATGGCGGGAGAACAAAGAGTGAGAGATGTATATATTCAATATGATAAAAATGGAGAAACACCTAAATATGAAACACCATTAGCCGCAGGAGCAGACCTTTTTGCAGCAGAGGATATGGTTATAAGACCTTTTGAAAAGGTTGCAATTCCACTAGGGTTAAAGTTTGCAATTCCTGATAATATGGAGCTTCAAATTAGGGCTAGAAGTGGACTTTCTTTAAGAACAAACTTAAAAATTTCAAACTCAATAGGAACTATTGATGCTGATTCAGTTAGTGATATATCAGTAATTTTAGAAAATAATTATAATATAGCCAATCTTCCTTATGAGATAGCTAATGATATAAGTATATTAGATGATTTAAAAAATAATTATACTGAAGTAAGATTAAGCGACTATTTAGAATCTAAAGGACATGATATAAGTTCTTATGAGGATGAAGGAAAAAAAGCTTATAAAAAGTTATTAAAAACATATATTTATTTAGATAAGAACGGAAATCCATATGGAACTATATACATAAAAAAAGGAAATAGAATTGCTCAGATGGTTTTAGCAAAATATTATAAAGCTAATTTTATAAAAACAGATGATGTTTCTAAACTTAAAAGTGTAAATAGAGGCGGTGGATTTTGTCATACAGGCTTTTAA
- a CDS encoding DUF4184 family protein, which yields MPFTLAHPAAVVFLKNKKFNFTALILGSMAPDFIYFLNFRPYGNLGHQILGFFILNLPLCILLAYIFHNFIKSPLISHLPRPLDNWYGYLRTEQFGLHSWKEVIVFIYSALLGMITHVLWDGFTHKTGFFVRHITWLRQKIILFGGEEIYIYKLVQHTSTVIGIIIVLFFLYKLRDSNTRILWGHKSFKDKFIYDLIVIITAIIVLVLSYIIFKYLSIPYGIGNFVVSSINGIFIGILIASFKK from the coding sequence ATGCCTTTTACCCTAGCGCATCCAGCAGCTGTGGTTTTTTTAAAGAATAAAAAGTTTAATTTTACAGCTTTAATTTTAGGGAGTATGGCTCCAGATTTTATATATTTTCTTAATTTTAGACCTTATGGAAATTTAGGACACCAAATATTAGGCTTTTTTATATTAAATTTGCCTTTATGTATTTTATTAGCGTATATTTTTCATAACTTTATAAAATCTCCACTTATAAGTCATTTGCCGAGACCTTTAGATAACTGGTATGGTTACTTAAGAACAGAACAATTTGGCTTGCATTCATGGAAAGAAGTAATTGTTTTCATATATTCGGCTTTATTAGGAATGATTACCCATGTTTTGTGGGATGGATTTACTCATAAAACTGGATTCTTTGTGCGTCATATCACTTGGCTTAGACAAAAAATTATACTATTTGGTGGAGAAGAAATTTATATATATAAGTTAGTTCAACATACAAGTACTGTTATTGGAATAATTATAGTGTTATTTTTCTTATATAAACTTAGGGATAGTAATACTAGAATTTTGTGGGGACATAAAAGTTTTAAGGATAAGTTTATATATGATTTAATAGTTATAATAACTGCAATAATAGTTTTAGTTTTAAGTTACATAATATTTAAATACTTAAGTATTCCTTATGGGATTGGAAATTTTGTAGTTTCAAGTATAAATGGAATTTTTATTGGAATTTTAATTGCTTCCTTTAAAAAATAA